The uncultured Mailhella sp. genome segment TCTGACGCATCCCGGGCTCATCGACGCCGAAACAGCGGCGTTTGCCGCGGAGCGGGGCGTCGCCCTGGAGTTCACCTCATCGCCGAAGCACGCGTTGACCAACGCGCATACGGCAGGCATGGCTCTGCGTTTCGGCTGTCCTCTGGTGCGGGGGAGCGGAGCCGTCTGCGCGGTGGAAATGACGCCAAGGTCGTTCTGGCCACAGATCATCAAGGGGGCGGATGTGTTCGGACAGCAGGATGGAAAAAGTAATTTGTTGAAATTGTTGGAAAATAGTGAGTGTACGCTCGTGCGGAAATGTATGACGATCAAACATCGGTGAAGAAAAAAATAAAAAAAAACGTCAGGAAACGCTTGACGACCGTCCCTCATCCTGCTAATTACACACCTCGCCGAGAGACGAAATGCTCATGTAGCTCAGTTGGTAGAGCGCATCCTTGGTAAGGATGAGGTCATCAGTTCAATTCTGATCATGAGCTCCATTCTTCTCATACTCGGTGCTAGAGTCGGGATGTAGCGCAGTCTGGGAGCGCACTTGAATGGGGTTCAAGGGGTCGCTAGTTCAAATCTAGTCATCCCGACCAGAATTTCAGGGAGCTGTGATGGTGAGTCACGGCTCCCTTTTCTGTTAAATTCTTCCCGTGCAGGCTTCTCTTCCCGTCGTGCCGTCTTTTCTCGTGCCGCAGGGGATTCTCAGCGTCATCTCGTTCCTTGCTCCCGCGGGCGTATCTTGCCCTGTTTGTCTTTTTCTGCGCTTTCTTGTTCGGAGTCAGTCGCAGCTACAGGAAAGGGAGGAGAGGGTGGCGGAAAATGTTTGGGGCTTTTTCACGATGCTCGAAACGATTCAGCCGCACGAAGGGCTGCTGCACCAAAAGGTCGGAGCACCGAGAGACGCGGCTTTCGGCAATCAGGTGTTGGCGTCGCCGGACATGCCGTCCCCACAGGCGAAACATGATTCCCGATGGTTTCGACGCATCCGAGCTGTGACGGCGAGCACGCTGCGGCATGGATCGATACGATTGCTTTCTGGCGTTTCCTCTTTGACTGTATCTTTATTTTTCTGCATGCTTTTTATAAGCAGGACCGCCAAAGAATCCTGTGTCTGATCGGCATTATTCATAAAAATAAACAGTAAGCACAAAGTGTTGATAAAAAAGTTCTGTTGCGGGCATGGTGAAAGATTACACAAAGTGCTTTGCAGCATGCGTGCCGCAGCCGCGTTGCCGCTGCCGGACCACGCGTCACAACGTATGGACAAATTTTATTAATTTTGACGGGAGATTTACTTGCCTAGCGGCGTGAAAATGGGCAAAATACCTTGCTGACGCTGTAATACCCGGCATGCGTAGAACCGTATGCCGGAATTTTATCGTCCAAGGAGTGCATATGTCGAAACCCCAACAGCCCGTCGGGGCTATGAACCGCTTCCTCAACGCCGTGGAAGCCGCAGGCAACAAACTGCCGCACATCACCATGCTTTTCATCTATGCTCTGGTGATAGCCATTATCTTGTCTTTCCTTCTGTCGTTCGTCTCGTTTGACTACAAGCATCCGAGCACGGGGGAAACCATTCGCGTTCTCAACATGCTCAGTCCGAAGAATCTGCTGGATCTCGTGGTTTCCTCGGTCAAGAACTTCATGAACTTCCCGCCGCTCGGCATGACCATCGTGGCCACCATGGGCATAGGCATTGCCGAAGGCAGCGGATTCATTCATGTGCTGCTCAAAAAGCTGCTCAGCATCATTCCTCGAAAGATCCTCACCCCCGCCGTCATCGTCGTCTCCATTCTCTGCCACATCGTGTCCGACTCCGCCTATGTGGTGCTGATGCCTGTTTCCGCCCTGATTTTCTATTCCTGCGGACGTCATCCTCTGGCGGGCATCGCCTGCTCCTTCGCAGGACTCGCCGGCGGATTCACGGCAAGCTATACGCCTTCCATCATCGACCCCGTCATGCAGAGCTTCACGCAGGCTGCCGCGCAGACTCTGGATCCGACGTATTCCGTCAACGTGCTGTGCAACTACTTCTTCGCTCTGGGCGGCACGTTCTTCGTCATCGCCGCGTGCTGGTATGTCACGGATAAGATCGTCGAGCCCCGTCTGCGCATGACCATGCCCCTCGACAGCGGTCTGGAAAACGATCCCGATCTGCAGCTGAATCCCATCAGCCCCGAGGAACAGCGCGCCTTCCGTCGCGCCTGCCTCACCTGGCTGGCCTTCATTCTGCTGTTCTTCGCCATGTGCTGGCCGGAACATTCCCTGTTCCGTGCCCCCGACGGCAGCCTGACCAGTCCCAAGGCACCTGCCATGCAGGCCATTGTTCCCCTGCTGTTCCTGTTCTTCGCCGTTCCCGGTCTGGTGTACGGCT includes the following:
- a CDS encoding AbgT family transporter, with translation MSKPQQPVGAMNRFLNAVEAAGNKLPHITMLFIYALVIAIILSFLLSFVSFDYKHPSTGETIRVLNMLSPKNLLDLVVSSVKNFMNFPPLGMTIVATMGIGIAEGSGFIHVLLKKLLSIIPRKILTPAVIVVSILCHIVSDSAYVVLMPVSALIFYSCGRHPLAGIACSFAGLAGGFTASYTPSIIDPVMQSFTQAAAQTLDPTYSVNVLCNYFFALGGTFFVIAACWYVTDKIVEPRLRMTMPLDSGLENDPDLQLNPISPEEQRAFRRACLTWLAFILLFFAMCWPEHSLFRAPDGSLTSPKAPAMQAIVPLLFLFFAVPGLVYGYASGAFKNSTDVIKSMEHVLTMLLSFIVFAFFAAQFLYVFGKSNIGTLLAIAGAEFLKNMGLPSGMTLFGIILLTGMLNILITSATSKWAILSTIFVPMLMMLGISPELTQAAFRVSDSAVNVSTPLFPFYPLLIMYCQKYAKATGVGTLCSMMLPYTVALLVVLTFVLYMYWMIGIPLGFDSGYVYPPVK